The Treponema sp. Marseille-Q3903 genomic interval GATAAATAATCTGCATGATGAATGTGAAAACAATCATTATAGCGGCTAAAATCAACCACCACGTATCTGGGAATTTTATGAAGAAAACCGATGACACAAAAATCAAAAGTGCGCCTATCACAAGAGAAATAGCTATCCCTTTTATCTTGTCGGAAATCCACAATTTTACAGTCATCTTGCTGAATCCGAATTTCTTTTCCGTGTGAAATTCACGGTAGAGTTCAAACGGAAGCCCGAGTATTGCATGCGGAATTGACGCAATTATAACGAAAAGCCCGAAGCATGCAAAAGAGTTACCGACGTTTGATGGAAACCCGACCAAATTCGAAATTCTGTTGAAACAACAAGGATAAAATCCAAACAGCACAAGGACAATATTTAACACTAAATTTAATGCAGATGACGGAATCATGTTAAAATATTTTGCATTTTCATATTGACAGATTTTTTCAAGTTTTTCAGTGACGAACGCAGTCTGTGCCGCAGCGATAGTTTTTAATTCATCAGGTATGTGTCCACAATTTTTTTTACGCGCAAGGTAATCAATAAATTCTAGAGATTGTTTGATAATAAAACTTACAAAAGTTCCAATCAGGTAAATTAAAACAAAAGGATTTAGAAAATCAACAGAAATGTGCATTTTTTTCTCCGAACATTATTATGATTTTATTGTTTTTCCGTTTAATACGGCTTTGAGCAAAACTCCATTTTTATAAACAAGTTTAAGCGAAAAAAAAGGAGAGCGTTTTGCAATCATGTCAAGAAATATTTCATCACCTTCCCAGTGAGGCAATCTGTTCATTTTAGAAATTGGAATCCATTTCAAATCGCCTTCGGTGCATTGCTCTGATGTAAACATCTTTCCCGAGAATTTATCAGTCCAAAAAATGTGCATAAATTCAGTGAAGACTTCTTCCGCACATCCTGAAACTGATGGAGAGCGAATATCGACAAATGTGACAATTCCACAGTAACGAAGAGATGTTTTTTCGACAAAAAGCCCAGTTTCTTCCTTGATTTCGCGGACTGCGCATTCTTCAGGACTTTCCGCATCTTCGAACTTTCCGCCTATCCCAATCCATTTGTCGCGGTTGTAATCATTCTGTTTTTTTATGCGGTGAAGCATGAGATAAGAGGAATCTTTTTCTATGTAACAAAGTGTTGTGTTCAGCATTGTTGTCTGCAAAGCAATAGCAATCCTTCTACAATAGCTTCGTGCTCTTTTGGCGCAATTCGAGCATACAATGAATCAGGAGTGTCGCCTGCCATCACAGGGACTTTTTTCTGAATTAAAATTTTTCCACCGTCACATTCTCCGTTTACAAAATGAACAGTACAGCCGCTTTCTTTTTCGCCTGATTTTAAAACAGCTTCGTGAACGTGGTGTCCCCACATCCCAACTCCTCCGAATTTCGGCAAAAGGGCGGGGTGGAGATTTATGATTTTATTTTGATACGCTTTTAGAATATCGCCTGTAAGGACTGTAAGCCAACCTGCCTGAACGATAGCGTCGACATCATATTTTTTGCACAAGTCAAGAACTGCATCGCTTACGGAAAGGCGTTTTTCATCCCTGCTAGCGGCTTGCGCGATTTCTTTCCCCATAACGGAATACGGACTTGTCACTGCACATGGAATATCTGCTTTTGCAGCGCGTTCCAAAGCAAACGCATCTTTGTGATCGCTTATCACGATTACAATTTTGTAAGGGCATGAATCGCCTTCTTCTTTTTGATAGTCAATCAAAGCTTGAAGATTAGTCCCACCGCCGCTTACAAGCACTGCTGTTTTCAGTTTCATATTTTGTTCGGTTTAAAATCAGTCTTCAAATAAGACAGAATCTTGTTGGCTTTTTACTTCGCCTTTACTATAAGCGACGTATCCGATTTTGTATGCTTTCATATCAGGGCAGTAATCTTTGTGATATTTGTGAGCATTTGCATTGAACATTTCCAAAACAGCATCTGCATATTTTGAGTTTACTGCAAGGAGCATTCCAATTCCCATGTTGAATGTATTGTAGATTGAATCTAAGTCGGCACCTCTTTTTATCAGTTCTCCGAATACAGGAGGAATATCCCAGCTGTCTCTCTTTATTACAGAAATCAACTGTTTTTTTCCTTCTTTTGCTTTTGGGTACATGCGAGGAATATTTTCGTAAAATCCGCCGCCTGTTATGTGAACCATTCCGTTGATCGCTTTACGGTATTTTCCCAAGACTTCCATGACAGGTTTTACGTAGATGCGCGTTGGAGTTAGGAGAATTTCTCCGATTGTTTTGCCAGTATCTTTTCCGTCAATTATGAAAGGTTCGTTTACATTTTTAACGAGTTTTCGCACAAGGCTGAATCCGTTTGAGTGAACTCCGTTAGATGAAAGCCCAATCAAAGTATCGTTTTCTTTGATGTTTTCGCCTGTAATCATCTCTTTTTTTTCTCCGATTCCGACTCCAAAACCTGCAAGATCGTATTTTCCATCATCATAGAAGTCAGGCATTTCGGCAGTTTCGCCGCCAAGAAGAGCACAGCCTGCATCGACACAACCGTCTGCAACACCTTTGACTAAGTCGGAAGCTATGTCAGCATCGAGTTTTCCGCATGCAACATAATCAAGAAAGAACGATGTTTGAACGCCGGAGCAAAGGATGTCGTTTACGCTCATCGCAACGCAGTCTATGCCGACAGTATCGTATTTTCTCATCTTGAACGCTATATCGAGTTTTGTCCCAACACCGTCCGTTCCGCTTACAATCACAGGATTTTTGTATCCTTTTGGCACTTCGAACATTCCGTTAAAGCTTCCCAAACCTGTTAAAAGTCCGGGAATTGCGGTCCTTTTTGCGTGTTCTTTATATTTGTTTACTGCGCGGTAACCTTCTTCTACGTCTACTCCTGATTCTTTGTAAGATGCCATAATGCGTTTCTCCTCAAAAAGGGCTTTTTGAATCCCCCTTATAGATAATTAAGAGTTAAAAAACTGATGTGATTTTTTAACTCTTAATTGTTTTGATTATATTAAATTTTAAATTGTTTTGGAATCGAAATTTTGCAGAGGCTAAAATTTGATATCTATTCCCGAAGCTACTGCGTCATCTGCAAGTTTTGCTCTGAATGTTTTTAATTTTGCCTCAAGTTCTTTATCGTGAAGTGCAAGAATCTGGAGTGCAAGATAAGCTGCATTTTTTGCATTGTTGATTCCAACTGTCGCGACAGGAATCTGTGGAGGCATCTGTACGATGCTCAACAAAGCGTCCATTCCGCCGAGTCCGTTAGACTTGTCGCTTACGCATTCAAGAGGAACTCCAATCACAGGCAATGTCGTAATTCCTGCGATAACGCCCGGAAGCGCCGCTGCCAGCCCTGCTCCTGCGATTATAACACGGCATCCGTCTTTTTCTACATGTTCAACTGTCTGTTTAAGCAAGGCGCCTGCTCTGTGTGCAGAAATTATATACGCTTTGTATTCAACGCCAAATTCGGAAAGAACGTCGGCTGCCTTTTTCATAGTGTCTTTATCAGACTTTGATCCAAAAAAAATTGCTACTTTCATAGGGTGTTTATATCACAGAAAACAAGTTCTAACAATATATTTCACTCCATAGATTAATCTAAAAAAGTCATTTTTCTGCAGCATGGTGAACACCAAAATCAGGATCTTTTTCGTAGTTCACAAGATTGTCCAAATCCGATATAGAATTGATGTTTTCCTCATCGGCGTGTGCATTTTTGGAGATTGAATCTTTATAAATTGAATCGTCGAGCAGCTCTGCAACCGGAACTCTGAGAATTTCCGCAATATATTTCAAAAGAATATCGGAAAGAATTTGTTCTCCATTTTCAATTCTTGAAATGCTGTTTTTAAATATTTTTATGCCTTTTAACTGTAAAAGCGAGGCAAGGTCATTTTGATTGATAACAGGATTTTTCATTTCGCGAATTCTCTTTATATTTGCACCGGCAATGTTTTTTCTTCCGAGAAAAGTAATGTGTTTTCTTCTGCCTTCACCCATATAATAATCCATCGTTTTTGGCAAATGTTTGATTTAAAGAATAAAACGGCAGAGAAAAAAGTTGACATTAAATAAGGAATTAGGCAAAATTTTTTTATGAAAATTACAAAACTTGTCCTTCAAAAACAGCAAAGAAATGGCGATTTGATTTTTCTTTTCAATGTGATTGCGAAAAAAAGTGGAGTTTCAAATTGTTCAAATATTTCGCTTTTGTTTGTTGGAAAAAAAAATGATGACAAAAGCTCGGAAGCTACGGAACACGCAAAAGCCTCCGAAGCCACTGATGTTGCGCAATCTACGGGAGCCTCTGAAGACACAGCAGATTTGCTCGAAAAACTTAAAAAAGAAAAAGATGAACTTAAAATTATCAAACATGTGCAAGAAATCTCTGAGTTTAAAAAATCTGATTTTATGAATGATTATCTTTTTATTTATTTTTCAGATTGCTATAAATTTCCCGTTAGGTTTTCTGTGAAATTGGAGCAAATGATTAGAACGTCAGATGTTTTGTGCGATTGCAATGTAGTCCTTGTTTGCCAAACTGCCCAAAAAAAACATTTAAAAAAATATGACTTTTTCCATCTTTGATATATAATGCTCTGTTTGATATCAAAAAAAATGTTTAAAAGCCGGATAAAACAAGATTCTGATAAATCAAAATTTCAATATTCTCGATACTATTCTTCAACCTGATACTGGAGCAAAAGGATTCTCAATTCTTCTATGTTTGATACATTGAATATTTTATAAACTTCGGAGAACACTTTTTTGACAGTCGAAATGCTTACATAATATTTATCGCTGATTTCTTTATACGACAGCTTGTTGTGAAGATTTTCCATCACAAAAGTGACTTGACGTTCATTTAGATTATATTCGGAAAGACTTATTTTTGAACCTAATGCTTTTTTTATGATTGTTTGATTCTGAGTTACATTTGTTGGCAAAAAGCATGATAATCGCGATTTTAAAATGCAATAAATCCAGAGATAAAAAACTGCCCCGAATACCGAATAGCCGATTGCTATTGCTGTGTAAATCCAACCGTGTGTAAAAGTGAGCAAGAGCGCTGCAAAGTGAATTAAAAACAATGCCGTGATTAGCCCTTTCACTCTTTTTACACAAAGTCTTTTGCTTAAAATTAAAATGATAGATGCGTAAAAAAGAAAAATCCCAAGTTGCTCATCATCAGTCAAAATAGTCAATATGCTCTCTATTGAAAGGACTATCACCATACCAAAATATGATGGCTTGAAAATGAGAAAAAAAGTAATAAGCGCGCATGTAATATGCACACAAGGAATCACAACGCTTGTATCAGCAAATTTCTCAATAATCGAATTTTTGTCCCCATTTAGCAAGAGTGAAGCTATGGATGAAACAACAAGGAACAAGAACCCAACAGCAGATACAACTCTCTCAGAATTGATGCTGTTTTTGCTCATATTGAGCCTAATTATAATATAGAAATTTAAGCAAGGCTACACTTTTTTTTATTTTAATAAATAATTTTAATTAAAGTTTAAGGTCGCCTTCTTTTATCCAGCCGATTTTTCTCAGGAAAAGCCCGAATATCCAGCTCAGTAAGCCGGGAAGAACAAAGCAGATAAGTGCAAGTCCGAGCCAATCAAAAGCGCTTGGATTTATTACACTGGCTCCATGTTCTATCGCGACTGCACTCGGTTCAAACCATCCTGTGACAATTCCAATCTGACCGACAAGTCCGCATGTTCCCATCCCTGAACTTACGGCTGTTCCATTCATTTCCAACTTAAAGATGCATGTGGCAATTGGTCCTGTAATTATAGAAGCGAAAATAGGAGGAATCCAAACTTTCGGATTTTTGATTATGTTAGGCATTTGAAGCATGCTAGTTCCCAATCCCTGTGAAACAATTCCGCCAAATTTGTTTTCTCGGAAACTAAGCACTGCAAAGCCGACCATTTGGGCACAGCAGCCCGCAACGGCAGCACCGCCTGCAAGCCCGGTCAGACCGAATGCAGCACATATTGCGGCAGAACTTATCGGCAACGTAAGCACGATTCCGACAACTGAGGAAACGAGTATTCCCATCCAAAACGGATGAAGTTTTGTTGTCCAGATAAGGAACCTGCCGACCTCGTTTGCGGCAATACCGATATATTTTGCAGTCAGAAGAGTCAGGAGAGTTCCCGCGAGAATTGTAACAGCCGGCGTAACGATAATATCTACTTTTGTTTTTTTACTGACGGCGTTTCCAGCTTCTGCCGACACAATTGCGATGATAAGGACGGCAAGCGGACCTCCGGCTCCTCCTGTCACATTTGCGGCAGCACCGACAGCCGCTAACGTGAACAAAACCAATGCGTCAGCTTTCAATGCAAAACCAATTCCGACAGCCATTGCCGCTCCAACGACATGTGCATTAGACGCAAAAGTGCCTGCATCAAATAAAAACTTAAAAAAAGGATTAGTTCCAAGCCTGAACAGCTGCTGCCCAAGCGTTTTAATAATTGTTCCTATCAATAAAGAAGCGAACAATCCCTGCGCCATCCCCGACATAGCGTCTATACAGTAACGTTTTATGTATTTTTTCATAAATCAAACCTCCTTTGATTTTCCATATTTTGCTCTATTTTCTGCAACAGCAAGTGCCTGACTTGCCAAATCTGCGATATATTCCGCTTCTGCTGCTTTTTCCTTTGTTGTTCCTGCAATTCCAAGAGATTTTTTTTGAAGCTTTTTTTTCTCGTTTTGCTGTTCTAAAAGTTTTTTTGCTTGAAGTAAAATTGATGAAGCTTCATTTGCCCGAACGTGAATACATTGCGCGATTGCGCTCTCTTCGGCATTTGCGAGATTTTCGATTGTTGTGAACTGACGCTGCAAGAGCAACGAACGCTTTTTTCCGACGCCGGACAATTCAGTAAATATTGAGTCAGTGTTCTCTTTTGTGCGAAGTCGCTGATTCCTGCTCGTTGCAAAACGGTGTGTTTCATCACGCACGCGCTGGAGCAGGCGCAGCGCATCGCTCCTTTTTGGAAGGCATATAGGCGTGCTGTTTCCCGGTAGATAGATTTCTTCATCGCGCTTGGCAAGCCCTGCAATCGCAATATCAAGCCCTAGAGAATTTAGGACTTCCTCGACCGCATTTACTTGTCCGATTCCGCCGTCAATCAAAATCAAATCAGGTAAATCTTCCTGCTCGTTTAATAGTCGTGTATAACGCCTGCTGACTGCCTCTTTCATGCTTGCAAAATCGTCTATCAAACCGTCTGTAGTTTTTAGACGGAAATATCTGTAATTTTTTTTGTCAGGGTTCCCGTTATAAAAGCTGATCAGCGACGCGACAGGAAATTTTCCACCGATGTGCGCAATATCAAAACCTTCGATTCTTACAGGAAGCACGTCTAATCCAAGCTTCAGTTTAAGTTCTTCCATAGCCGGGGTATCGCCTCTGTCTCGCAAACGCCTGACGATATCTTCGTGTGCATTTTGCCTAGCCATTTGAATTGCGGCAACATCGCGAGGTGAATCTCCGGAATCGACAACTATTATATTTGAGTCCGATTTTTTTTCTTCTTTTAGCCAGCGAGAAATATGTTCATATTCTGTCGTCTGCGGAATGTACACAAACGGCGGTATTGTTTTTTCATCTTCA includes:
- a CDS encoding 8-oxo-dGTP diphosphatase; amino-acid sequence: MLNTTLCYIEKDSSYLMLHRIKKQNDYNRDKWIGIGGKFEDAESPEECAVREIKEETGLFVEKTSLRYCGIVTFVDIRSPSVSGCAEEVFTEFMHIFWTDKFSGKMFTSEQCTEGDLKWIPISKMNRLPHWEGDEIFLDMIAKRSPFFSLKLVYKNGVLLKAVLNGKTIKS
- the purN gene encoding phosphoribosylglycinamide formyltransferase, translating into MKLKTAVLVSGGGTNLQALIDYQKEEGDSCPYKIVIVISDHKDAFALERAAKADIPCAVTSPYSVMGKEIAQAASRDEKRLSVSDAVLDLCKKYDVDAIVQAGWLTVLTGDILKAYQNKIINLHPALLPKFGGVGMWGHHVHEAVLKSGEKESGCTVHFVNGECDGGKILIQKKVPVMAGDTPDSLYARIAPKEHEAIVEGLLLLCRQQC
- the purM gene encoding phosphoribosylformylglycinamidine cyclo-ligase, producing the protein MASYKESGVDVEEGYRAVNKYKEHAKRTAIPGLLTGLGSFNGMFEVPKGYKNPVIVSGTDGVGTKLDIAFKMRKYDTVGIDCVAMSVNDILCSGVQTSFFLDYVACGKLDADIASDLVKGVADGCVDAGCALLGGETAEMPDFYDDGKYDLAGFGVGIGEKKEMITGENIKENDTLIGLSSNGVHSNGFSLVRKLVKNVNEPFIIDGKDTGKTIGEILLTPTRIYVKPVMEVLGKYRKAINGMVHITGGGFYENIPRMYPKAKEGKKQLISVIKRDSWDIPPVFGELIKRGADLDSIYNTFNMGIGMLLAVNSKYADAVLEMFNANAHKYHKDYCPDMKAYKIGYVAYSKGEVKSQQDSVLFED
- the purE gene encoding 5-(carboxyamino)imidazole ribonucleotide mutase, whose product is MKVAIFFGSKSDKDTMKKAADVLSEFGVEYKAYIISAHRAGALLKQTVEHVEKDGCRVIIAGAGLAAALPGVIAGITTLPVIGVPLECVSDKSNGLGGMDALLSIVQMPPQIPVATVGINNAKNAAYLALQILALHDKELEAKLKTFRAKLADDAVASGIDIKF
- a CDS encoding helix-turn-helix domain-containing protein, yielding MGEGRRKHITFLGRKNIAGANIKRIREMKNPVINQNDLASLLQLKGIKIFKNSISRIENGEQILSDILLKYIAEILRVPVAELLDDSIYKDSISKNAHADEENINSISDLDNLVNYEKDPDFGVHHAAEK
- a CDS encoding PTS transporter subunit IIC, with the translated sequence MKKYIKRYCIDAMSGMAQGLFASLLIGTIIKTLGQQLFRLGTNPFFKFLFDAGTFASNAHVVGAAMAVGIGFALKADALVLFTLAAVGAAANVTGGAGGPLAVLIIAIVSAEAGNAVSKKTKVDIIVTPAVTILAGTLLTLLTAKYIGIAANEVGRFLIWTTKLHPFWMGILVSSVVGIVLTLPISSAAICAAFGLTGLAGGAAVAGCCAQMVGFAVLSFRENKFGGIVSQGLGTSMLQMPNIIKNPKVWIPPIFASIITGPIATCIFKLEMNGTAVSSGMGTCGLVGQIGIVTGWFEPSAVAIEHGASVINPSAFDWLGLALICFVLPGLLSWIFGLFLRKIGWIKEGDLKL
- the uvrC gene encoding excinuclease ABC subunit UvrC; amino-acid sequence: MTAKTTREILHETALKAPLSSGVYMWRNAENTVIYVGKAKNLKNRLCSYFSGKQSVKTRLLISHANFIEYITTTNEYEALLLENNLIKKYNPRYNICLKDGKSYPVLRITKERFPKVFKTRQIMQDGSTYFGPFPDVCALDTFIETIFKLYPIRHCRTLRKRDTPCLYYHMKQCSAPCCNKISEQSYNDYIGEIKRLLEGKGNETVAKLTTEMKAASKELNFEKAARLRDGIKALMVLQNQNIVETFDSDDRDYIAYFSEGELVSFTVLKIRNGKLTGRENYRAESLNDDDDLIGEFLAVYYEDEKTIPPFVYIPQTTEYEHISRWLKEEKKSDSNIIVVDSGDSPRDVAAIQMARQNAHEDIVRRLRDRGDTPAMEELKLKLGLDVLPVRIEGFDIAHIGGKFPVASLISFYNGNPDKKNYRYFRLKTTDGLIDDFASMKEAVSRRYTRLLNEQEDLPDLILIDGGIGQVNAVEEVLNSLGLDIAIAGLAKRDEEIYLPGNSTPICLPKRSDALRLLQRVRDETHRFATSRNQRLRTKENTDSIFTELSGVGKKRSLLLQRQFTTIENLANAEESAIAQCIHVRANEASSILLQAKKLLEQQNEKKKLQKKSLGIAGTTKEKAAEAEYIADLASQALAVAENRAKYGKSKEV